In Trifolium pratense cultivar HEN17-A07 linkage group LG7, ARS_RC_1.1, whole genome shotgun sequence, a genomic segment contains:
- the LOC123899770 gene encoding alanine--tRNA ligase, chloroplastic/mitochondrial isoform X2 — protein sequence MEGLAVPFPHLLPLPPFPKLATVTAVAAISTSTSTSTGGGGGGFISLKQQQLQLRPRRGSPPYCTASSSSSSHSQSEEEERVSGDSIRERFLNFYASRGHKVLPSASLVPDDPTVLLTIAGMLQFKPIFLGNVPRQVPRATTSQRCIRTNDVNNVGNTSRHHTFFEMLGNFSFGDYFKKQAIQWAWDLSTVEFGLPPQRLWISVYQDDDESFQLWSQQVGVPVERIKRLGEDDNFWTSGVTGPCGPCSEIYYDFHPERGYIDAQDLGDDTRFIEFYNLVFMQYNKKDDGSLEPLKQMNIDTGLGLERLARILQKVPNNYETDLILPIIEKASQLANVSYGISDDQTKRYLKIVGDHMRAIVFLISDGVVPSNVGRGYVVRRLIRRVVRTGRLLGIKGDGRGDLEGAFLPTIAEKVVELSTHIDADVKNRAPRILEELKREEFRFVQTLERGEKLLDEKLADAISSAERNGSVPCLAGEDVFILYDTYGFPMEITKEVAEERGVCIDMNGFDIEMEKQRRQSQAAHNTVKLAIGSGTNIADNVPDTEFIGYESLYCKAIVASLVVNGDPAVQVSEGSNVEVLLNKTPFYAESGGQIGDHGFLYISEGENQPKAVVEIIDVQKSFGNIFVHKGRVQKGVVEVGKQVEATVDVKLRQRAKVHHTATHLLQAALKKVIGQETSQAGSLVAFDRLRFDFNFHRPLLDSELAEIEVLINGWIENAILLQTKVMPLADAKRAGAIAMFGEKYGEEVRVVEVPGVSMELCGGTHVSNTSEIRGFKVISEQGIASGVRRIEAVAGEAFIEYVNARDSYLKQLCSTLKVKPEEVTARIENLLEELRVARNENSAVRAKAAVYKASVIANRAFLVGNSKQYRILVECLDDVDAESLKSAAEYLMETLADPAAIVLGSCPGEGKVSLVAAFTPGVVDQGIQAGKFIGQIAKLCGGGGGGRPNFAQAGGRKPDNLADALEKAKSELIAHLGENGN from the exons ATGGAAGGGTTGGCGGTTCCATTCCCACACCTTTTGCCATTGCCGCCCTTTCCAAAACTTGCCACCGTTACTGCTGTTGCTGCTATTTCCACTTCCACTTCCACTTCCACCG gaggaggaggaggaggatttATCTctctcaaacaacaacaactacaACTGCGTCCACGTCGTGGTTCTCCGCCCTATTGTacagcatcatcatcatcatcatctcacTCGCAGTCTGAGGAAGAAGAACGTGTGAGTGGAGATTCCATACGCGAAAGATTTCTGAATTTTTATGCTTCCCGTGGTCACAAGGTCCTTCCAAGTGCTTCTCTCGTCCCAGATGACCCCACCGTTCTTCTCACTATCGCTGGGATGCTTCAATTCAAGCCTATCTTCCTTGGAAATGTTCCCAGACAAGTCCCTCGTGCTACTACTTCACAGCGCTGCATCCGTACTAATGATGTCAACAATGTTGGCAATACCTCAAGACATCATACCTTCTTTGAGATGCTTGGAAACTTCAGCTTTGGTGATTACTTCAAAAAACAAGCTATTCAATGGGCATGGGACCTATCTACTGTTGA GTTTGGTTTGCCTCCTCAAAGATTATGGATTAGTGTTTATCAAGATGATGATGAGTCTTTTCAGTTATGGTCTCAACAG GTTGGTGTTCCCGTTGAGCGAATAAAGAGGTTGGGTGAAGACGACAACTTTTGGACCAGTGGAGTCACGGGTCCATGTGGTCCTTGCTCCGAAATTTATTATGATTTTCATCCTGAGAGGGGATACATCGATGCC CAGGATCTTGGTGATGATACGCGTTTTATAGAGTTCTACAATCTAGTATTCATGCAATACAATAAAAAAGACGATGGTTCTCTTGAACCGCTAAAGCAGATGAACATCGATACTGGGCTCGGTCTAGAGCGCTTGGCTCGCATTCTTCAAAAG GTTCCAAACAACTATGAAACTGACTTGATTCTCCCCATCATAGAGAAGGCGTCTCAATTAGCAAATGTTTCATATGGCATTTCTGATGATCAGACAAAGAGGTATCTGAAA atTGTAGGAGATCACATGCGTGCAATTGTGTTTCTCATCTCTGACGGGGTCGTCCCATCAAATGTTGGGAGGGGTTATGTAGTTAGACGGCTTATCAGAAGGGTTGTTCGTACAGGCAGGTTGCTTGGTATAAAAGGTGATGGTAGGGGAGACCTTGAAGGAGCATTTTTACCTACTATTGCTGAGAAAGTAGTAGAATTAAGTACACACATTGACGCTGATGTGAAGAACAGAGCACCCCGAATCCTCGAGGAGTTGAAGAGGGAAGAGTTTCGGTTTGTGCAGACGCTGGAAAGAGGAGAGAAGTTGCTTGATGAAAAGCTTGCAGATGCTATATCAAGTGCTGAACGAAATGGATCTGTACCTTGTTTGGCTGGTGAAGATGTGTTTATTTTGTATGACACTTATGGTTTCCCCATGGAAATAACAAAAGAAGTGGCTGAAGAGCGTGGTGTGTGTATTGACATGAATGGTTTTGATATTGAGATGGAGAAGCAAAGGCGTCAATCTCAAGCTGCACACAATACTGTCAAGCTTGCCATTGGAAGCGGGACAAATATTGCAGACAATGTACCTGACACTGAATTTATTGGATATGAAAGTCTTTATTGTAAAGCTATCGTAGCAAGCCTAGTGGTAAATGGCGATCCAGCTGTACAGGTCAGTGAAGGGAGTAATGTGGAAGTTTTGCTAAACAAGACTCCATTTTATGCTGAATCTGGAGGACAAATTGGAGATCATGGTTTTCTGTATATATCAGAGGGTGAGAATCAACCTAAAGCTGTAGTGGAGATAATAGATGTTCAGAAGTCTTTTGGTAATATATTTGTTCACAAGGGTAGAGTCCAAAAGGGTGTTGTAGAGGTTGGCAAACAAGTGGAAGCAACAGTGGATGTAAAGTTGAGGCAACGAGCTAAG GTTCATCATACTGCTACTCATTTACTACAAGCAGCACTTAAAAAAGTCATTGGTCAGGAGACCTCTCAAGCTGGTTCTTTGGTGGCATTTGATCGTCTCAGGTTTGATTTCAACTTCCACCGTCCACTTCTTGATAGCGAGCTTGCAGAAATTGAAGTGCTGATAAACGGATGGATTGAGAATGCGATTCTTCTTCAGACCAAAGTGATGCCTCTTGCTGATGCAAAAAGAGCAGGAGCAATTGCAATGTTTGGAGAAAAATATGGGGAAGAG GTACGTGTGGTAGAGGTTCCTGGAGTATCGATGGAACTTTGTGGTGGGACTCATGTCAGTAATACTTCTGAAATTCGTGGTTTTAAAGTAATTTCAGAGCAGGGTATTGCATCTGGTGTCAGGCGAATAGAAGCTGTAGCTGGGGAAGCTTTCATTGAATATGTCAATGCCCGAGATTCTTATCTGAAACAGCTATGTTCCACTCTCAAA GTTAAACCTGAAGAAGTAACTGCGAGGATAGAAAACCTTTTAGAGGAGTTACGGGTAGCAAGAAATGAAAATTCGGCTGTGCGTGCAAAAGCAGCAGTCTACAAAGCTTCAGTAATTGCAAACAGAGCGTTTTTGGTGGGGAACTCAAAACAGTACAG GATACTAGTTGAATGCTTGGATGATGTTGATGCGGAGTCACTTAAAAGTGCCGCGGAATATTTAATGGAAACACTGGCAGATCCAGCAGCTATTGTCCTGGGCTCATGTCCAGGTGAAGGGAAGGTTAGTCTAGTGGCTGCTTTTACTCCAGGTGTGGTTGATCAGGGGATTCAGGCAGGTAAGTTTATTGGACAGATAGCAAAATTATgtggtggaggaggaggtggAAGGCCCAATTTTGCTCAGGCTGGTGGGAGGAAGCCTGATAATTTGGCTGATGCTCTCGAGAAAGCTAAGTCAGAGCTTATAGCTCATCTTGGTGAAAATGGGAACTAA
- the LOC123899770 gene encoding alanine--tRNA ligase, chloroplastic/mitochondrial isoform X3, with protein MEGLAVPFPHLLPLPPFPKLATVTAVAAISTSTSTSTGGGGGGFISLKQQQLQLRPRRGSPPYCTASSSSSSHSQSEEEERVSGDSIRERFLNFYASRGHKVLPSASLVPDDPTVLLTIAGMLQFKPIFLGNVPRQVPRATTSQRCIRTNDVNNVGNTSRHHTFFEMLGNFSFGDYFKKQAIQWAWDLSTVEFGLPPQRLWISVYQDDDESFQLWSQQVGVPVERIKRLGEDDNFWTSGVTGPCGPCSEIYYDFHPERGYIDADLGDDTRFIEFYNLVFMQYNKKDDGSLEPLKQMNIDTGLGLERLARILQKVPNNYETDLILPIIEKASQLANVSYGISDDQTKRYLKIVGDHMRAIVFLISDGVVPSNVGRGYVVRRLIRRVVRTGRLLGIKGDGRGDLEGAFLPTIAEKVVELSTHIDADVKNRAPRILEELKREEFRFVQTLERGEKLLDEKLADAISSAERNGSVPCLAGEDVFILYDTYGFPMEITKEVAEERGVCIDMNGFDIEMEKQRRQSQAAHNTVKLAIGSGTNIADNVPDTEFIGYESLYCKAIVASLVVNGDPAVQVSEGSNVEVLLNKTPFYAESGGQIGDHGFLYISEGENQPKAVVEIIDVQKSFGNIFVHKGRVQKGVVEVGKQVEATVDVKLRQRAKVHHTATHLLQAALKKVIGQETSQAGSLVAFDRLRFDFNFHRPLLDSELAEIEVLINGWIENAILLQTKVMPLADAKRAGAIAMFGEKYGEEVRVVEVPGVSMELCGGTHVSNTSEIRGFKVISEQGIASGVRRIEAVAGEAFIEYVNARDSYLKQLCSTLKVKPEEVTARIENLLEELRVARNENSAVRAKAAVYKASVIANRAFLVGNSKQYRILVECLDDVDAESLKSAAEYLMETLADPAAIVLGSCPGEGKVSLVAAFTPGVVDQGIQAGKFIGQIAKLCGGGGGGRPNFAQAGGRKPDNLADALEKAKSELIAHLGENGN; from the exons ATGGAAGGGTTGGCGGTTCCATTCCCACACCTTTTGCCATTGCCGCCCTTTCCAAAACTTGCCACCGTTACTGCTGTTGCTGCTATTTCCACTTCCACTTCCACTTCCACCG gaggaggaggaggaggatttATCTctctcaaacaacaacaactacaACTGCGTCCACGTCGTGGTTCTCCGCCCTATTGTacagcatcatcatcatcatcatctcacTCGCAGTCTGAGGAAGAAGAACGTGTGAGTGGAGATTCCATACGCGAAAGATTTCTGAATTTTTATGCTTCCCGTGGTCACAAGGTCCTTCCAAGTGCTTCTCTCGTCCCAGATGACCCCACCGTTCTTCTCACTATCGCTGGGATGCTTCAATTCAAGCCTATCTTCCTTGGAAATGTTCCCAGACAAGTCCCTCGTGCTACTACTTCACAGCGCTGCATCCGTACTAATGATGTCAACAATGTTGGCAATACCTCAAGACATCATACCTTCTTTGAGATGCTTGGAAACTTCAGCTTTGGTGATTACTTCAAAAAACAAGCTATTCAATGGGCATGGGACCTATCTACTGTTGA GTTTGGTTTGCCTCCTCAAAGATTATGGATTAGTGTTTATCAAGATGATGATGAGTCTTTTCAGTTATGGTCTCAACAG GTTGGTGTTCCCGTTGAGCGAATAAAGAGGTTGGGTGAAGACGACAACTTTTGGACCAGTGGAGTCACGGGTCCATGTGGTCCTTGCTCCGAAATTTATTATGATTTTCATCCTGAGAGGGGATACATCGATGCC GATCTTGGTGATGATACGCGTTTTATAGAGTTCTACAATCTAGTATTCATGCAATACAATAAAAAAGACGATGGTTCTCTTGAACCGCTAAAGCAGATGAACATCGATACTGGGCTCGGTCTAGAGCGCTTGGCTCGCATTCTTCAAAAG GTTCCAAACAACTATGAAACTGACTTGATTCTCCCCATCATAGAGAAGGCGTCTCAATTAGCAAATGTTTCATATGGCATTTCTGATGATCAGACAAAGAGGTATCTGAAA atTGTAGGAGATCACATGCGTGCAATTGTGTTTCTCATCTCTGACGGGGTCGTCCCATCAAATGTTGGGAGGGGTTATGTAGTTAGACGGCTTATCAGAAGGGTTGTTCGTACAGGCAGGTTGCTTGGTATAAAAGGTGATGGTAGGGGAGACCTTGAAGGAGCATTTTTACCTACTATTGCTGAGAAAGTAGTAGAATTAAGTACACACATTGACGCTGATGTGAAGAACAGAGCACCCCGAATCCTCGAGGAGTTGAAGAGGGAAGAGTTTCGGTTTGTGCAGACGCTGGAAAGAGGAGAGAAGTTGCTTGATGAAAAGCTTGCAGATGCTATATCAAGTGCTGAACGAAATGGATCTGTACCTTGTTTGGCTGGTGAAGATGTGTTTATTTTGTATGACACTTATGGTTTCCCCATGGAAATAACAAAAGAAGTGGCTGAAGAGCGTGGTGTGTGTATTGACATGAATGGTTTTGATATTGAGATGGAGAAGCAAAGGCGTCAATCTCAAGCTGCACACAATACTGTCAAGCTTGCCATTGGAAGCGGGACAAATATTGCAGACAATGTACCTGACACTGAATTTATTGGATATGAAAGTCTTTATTGTAAAGCTATCGTAGCAAGCCTAGTGGTAAATGGCGATCCAGCTGTACAGGTCAGTGAAGGGAGTAATGTGGAAGTTTTGCTAAACAAGACTCCATTTTATGCTGAATCTGGAGGACAAATTGGAGATCATGGTTTTCTGTATATATCAGAGGGTGAGAATCAACCTAAAGCTGTAGTGGAGATAATAGATGTTCAGAAGTCTTTTGGTAATATATTTGTTCACAAGGGTAGAGTCCAAAAGGGTGTTGTAGAGGTTGGCAAACAAGTGGAAGCAACAGTGGATGTAAAGTTGAGGCAACGAGCTAAG GTTCATCATACTGCTACTCATTTACTACAAGCAGCACTTAAAAAAGTCATTGGTCAGGAGACCTCTCAAGCTGGTTCTTTGGTGGCATTTGATCGTCTCAGGTTTGATTTCAACTTCCACCGTCCACTTCTTGATAGCGAGCTTGCAGAAATTGAAGTGCTGATAAACGGATGGATTGAGAATGCGATTCTTCTTCAGACCAAAGTGATGCCTCTTGCTGATGCAAAAAGAGCAGGAGCAATTGCAATGTTTGGAGAAAAATATGGGGAAGAG GTACGTGTGGTAGAGGTTCCTGGAGTATCGATGGAACTTTGTGGTGGGACTCATGTCAGTAATACTTCTGAAATTCGTGGTTTTAAAGTAATTTCAGAGCAGGGTATTGCATCTGGTGTCAGGCGAATAGAAGCTGTAGCTGGGGAAGCTTTCATTGAATATGTCAATGCCCGAGATTCTTATCTGAAACAGCTATGTTCCACTCTCAAA GTTAAACCTGAAGAAGTAACTGCGAGGATAGAAAACCTTTTAGAGGAGTTACGGGTAGCAAGAAATGAAAATTCGGCTGTGCGTGCAAAAGCAGCAGTCTACAAAGCTTCAGTAATTGCAAACAGAGCGTTTTTGGTGGGGAACTCAAAACAGTACAG GATACTAGTTGAATGCTTGGATGATGTTGATGCGGAGTCACTTAAAAGTGCCGCGGAATATTTAATGGAAACACTGGCAGATCCAGCAGCTATTGTCCTGGGCTCATGTCCAGGTGAAGGGAAGGTTAGTCTAGTGGCTGCTTTTACTCCAGGTGTGGTTGATCAGGGGATTCAGGCAGGTAAGTTTATTGGACAGATAGCAAAATTATgtggtggaggaggaggtggAAGGCCCAATTTTGCTCAGGCTGGTGGGAGGAAGCCTGATAATTTGGCTGATGCTCTCGAGAAAGCTAAGTCAGAGCTTATAGCTCATCTTGGTGAAAATGGGAACTAA
- the LOC123899770 gene encoding alanine--tRNA ligase, chloroplastic/mitochondrial isoform X1, whose protein sequence is MEGLAVPFPHLLPLPPFPKLATVTAVAAISTSTSTSTGGGGGGFISLKQQQLQLRPRRGSPPYCTASSSSSSHSQSEEEERVSGDSIRERFLNFYASRGHKVLPSASLVPDDPTVLLTIAGMLQFKPIFLGNVPRQVPRATTSQRCIRTNDVNNVGNTSRHHTFFEMLGNFSFGDYFKKQAIQWAWDLSTVEFGLPPQRLWISVYQDDDESFQLWSQQVGVPVERIKRLGEDDNFWTSGVTGPCGPCSEIYYDFHPERGYIDADLGDDTRFIEFYNLVFMQYNKKDDGSLEPLKQMNIDTGLGLERLARILQKVPNNYETDLILPIIEKASQLANVSYGISDDQTKRYLKIVGDHMRAIVFLISDGVVPSNVGRGYVVRRLIRRVVRTGRLLGIKGDGRGDLEGAFLPTIAEKVVELSTHIDADVKNRAPRILEELKREEFRFVQTLERGEKLLDEKLADAISSAERNGSVPCLAGEDVFILYDTYGFPMEITKEVAEERGVCIDMNGFDIEMEKQRRQSQAAHNTVKLAIGSGTNIADNVPDTEFIGYESLYCKAIVASLVVNGDPAVQVSEGSNVEVLLNKTPFYAESGGQIGDHGFLYISEGENQPKAVVEIIDVQKSFGNIFVHKGRVQKGVVEVGKQVEATVDVKLRQRAKVQKLCTPLILFIYFFGESSLGIKFDKDKSLHHHSHAYFQIPILQVVTVSIIGALQVHHTATHLLQAALKKVIGQETSQAGSLVAFDRLRFDFNFHRPLLDSELAEIEVLINGWIENAILLQTKVMPLADAKRAGAIAMFGEKYGEEVRVVEVPGVSMELCGGTHVSNTSEIRGFKVISEQGIASGVRRIEAVAGEAFIEYVNARDSYLKQLCSTLKVKPEEVTARIENLLEELRVARNENSAVRAKAAVYKASVIANRAFLVGNSKQYRILVECLDDVDAESLKSAAEYLMETLADPAAIVLGSCPGEGKVSLVAAFTPGVVDQGIQAGKFIGQIAKLCGGGGGGRPNFAQAGGRKPDNLADALEKAKSELIAHLGENGN, encoded by the exons ATGGAAGGGTTGGCGGTTCCATTCCCACACCTTTTGCCATTGCCGCCCTTTCCAAAACTTGCCACCGTTACTGCTGTTGCTGCTATTTCCACTTCCACTTCCACTTCCACCG gaggaggaggaggaggatttATCTctctcaaacaacaacaactacaACTGCGTCCACGTCGTGGTTCTCCGCCCTATTGTacagcatcatcatcatcatcatctcacTCGCAGTCTGAGGAAGAAGAACGTGTGAGTGGAGATTCCATACGCGAAAGATTTCTGAATTTTTATGCTTCCCGTGGTCACAAGGTCCTTCCAAGTGCTTCTCTCGTCCCAGATGACCCCACCGTTCTTCTCACTATCGCTGGGATGCTTCAATTCAAGCCTATCTTCCTTGGAAATGTTCCCAGACAAGTCCCTCGTGCTACTACTTCACAGCGCTGCATCCGTACTAATGATGTCAACAATGTTGGCAATACCTCAAGACATCATACCTTCTTTGAGATGCTTGGAAACTTCAGCTTTGGTGATTACTTCAAAAAACAAGCTATTCAATGGGCATGGGACCTATCTACTGTTGA GTTTGGTTTGCCTCCTCAAAGATTATGGATTAGTGTTTATCAAGATGATGATGAGTCTTTTCAGTTATGGTCTCAACAG GTTGGTGTTCCCGTTGAGCGAATAAAGAGGTTGGGTGAAGACGACAACTTTTGGACCAGTGGAGTCACGGGTCCATGTGGTCCTTGCTCCGAAATTTATTATGATTTTCATCCTGAGAGGGGATACATCGATGCC GATCTTGGTGATGATACGCGTTTTATAGAGTTCTACAATCTAGTATTCATGCAATACAATAAAAAAGACGATGGTTCTCTTGAACCGCTAAAGCAGATGAACATCGATACTGGGCTCGGTCTAGAGCGCTTGGCTCGCATTCTTCAAAAG GTTCCAAACAACTATGAAACTGACTTGATTCTCCCCATCATAGAGAAGGCGTCTCAATTAGCAAATGTTTCATATGGCATTTCTGATGATCAGACAAAGAGGTATCTGAAA atTGTAGGAGATCACATGCGTGCAATTGTGTTTCTCATCTCTGACGGGGTCGTCCCATCAAATGTTGGGAGGGGTTATGTAGTTAGACGGCTTATCAGAAGGGTTGTTCGTACAGGCAGGTTGCTTGGTATAAAAGGTGATGGTAGGGGAGACCTTGAAGGAGCATTTTTACCTACTATTGCTGAGAAAGTAGTAGAATTAAGTACACACATTGACGCTGATGTGAAGAACAGAGCACCCCGAATCCTCGAGGAGTTGAAGAGGGAAGAGTTTCGGTTTGTGCAGACGCTGGAAAGAGGAGAGAAGTTGCTTGATGAAAAGCTTGCAGATGCTATATCAAGTGCTGAACGAAATGGATCTGTACCTTGTTTGGCTGGTGAAGATGTGTTTATTTTGTATGACACTTATGGTTTCCCCATGGAAATAACAAAAGAAGTGGCTGAAGAGCGTGGTGTGTGTATTGACATGAATGGTTTTGATATTGAGATGGAGAAGCAAAGGCGTCAATCTCAAGCTGCACACAATACTGTCAAGCTTGCCATTGGAAGCGGGACAAATATTGCAGACAATGTACCTGACACTGAATTTATTGGATATGAAAGTCTTTATTGTAAAGCTATCGTAGCAAGCCTAGTGGTAAATGGCGATCCAGCTGTACAGGTCAGTGAAGGGAGTAATGTGGAAGTTTTGCTAAACAAGACTCCATTTTATGCTGAATCTGGAGGACAAATTGGAGATCATGGTTTTCTGTATATATCAGAGGGTGAGAATCAACCTAAAGCTGTAGTGGAGATAATAGATGTTCAGAAGTCTTTTGGTAATATATTTGTTCACAAGGGTAGAGTCCAAAAGGGTGTTGTAGAGGTTGGCAAACAAGTGGAAGCAACAGTGGATGTAAAGTTGAGGCAACGAGCTAAGGTACAAAAACTGTGTACCCCACTAATTTTATTCATTTACTTTTTTGGTGAATCTTCACTCGGGATAAAATTTGATAAAGACAAATCCTTACATCATCATAGTCATGCGTATTTTCAAATTCCAATCTTACAAGTTGTTACAGTGAGTATAATTGGCGCTTTACAGGTTCATCATACTGCTACTCATTTACTACAAGCAGCACTTAAAAAAGTCATTGGTCAGGAGACCTCTCAAGCTGGTTCTTTGGTGGCATTTGATCGTCTCAGGTTTGATTTCAACTTCCACCGTCCACTTCTTGATAGCGAGCTTGCAGAAATTGAAGTGCTGATAAACGGATGGATTGAGAATGCGATTCTTCTTCAGACCAAAGTGATGCCTCTTGCTGATGCAAAAAGAGCAGGAGCAATTGCAATGTTTGGAGAAAAATATGGGGAAGAG GTACGTGTGGTAGAGGTTCCTGGAGTATCGATGGAACTTTGTGGTGGGACTCATGTCAGTAATACTTCTGAAATTCGTGGTTTTAAAGTAATTTCAGAGCAGGGTATTGCATCTGGTGTCAGGCGAATAGAAGCTGTAGCTGGGGAAGCTTTCATTGAATATGTCAATGCCCGAGATTCTTATCTGAAACAGCTATGTTCCACTCTCAAA GTTAAACCTGAAGAAGTAACTGCGAGGATAGAAAACCTTTTAGAGGAGTTACGGGTAGCAAGAAATGAAAATTCGGCTGTGCGTGCAAAAGCAGCAGTCTACAAAGCTTCAGTAATTGCAAACAGAGCGTTTTTGGTGGGGAACTCAAAACAGTACAG GATACTAGTTGAATGCTTGGATGATGTTGATGCGGAGTCACTTAAAAGTGCCGCGGAATATTTAATGGAAACACTGGCAGATCCAGCAGCTATTGTCCTGGGCTCATGTCCAGGTGAAGGGAAGGTTAGTCTAGTGGCTGCTTTTACTCCAGGTGTGGTTGATCAGGGGATTCAGGCAGGTAAGTTTATTGGACAGATAGCAAAATTATgtggtggaggaggaggtggAAGGCCCAATTTTGCTCAGGCTGGTGGGAGGAAGCCTGATAATTTGGCTGATGCTCTCGAGAAAGCTAAGTCAGAGCTTATAGCTCATCTTGGTGAAAATGGGAACTAA